From Eptesicus fuscus isolate TK198812 chromosome 13, DD_ASM_mEF_20220401, whole genome shotgun sequence, the proteins below share one genomic window:
- the LOC103304622 gene encoding olfactory receptor 5F1-like translates to MTRTNYTLVTEFILLGLADTLELQIFLFLLFSVIYTLTIWGNVGMILLIRADSRLHTPMYFFLANLSFVDVCCTSNITPKMLVDLLSEKKTISFAGCFLQLYFFIALATTECILFGLMAYDRYVAICNPLLYPLVMTRTVCLKMAAGAFAAGLLNSMVDTSYISSLPFCSSNVIQHFFCDSPPLFKLSCSDTRLNESIFSTTAGVNIVGTLLVILTSYCYILFSIFRMHSGEGRHKAFSTCVSHLTAIVLFYSTAIYTYLRPSSSYSLGQDKVASVFYTVVIPMLNPLIYSLRNKEVKKALWNVITRKRMPLFL, encoded by the coding sequence atGACAAGAACTAATTATACTTTGGTGACGGAGTTCATCCTGCTGGGATTAGCAGACACTCTGGAGCTACAGATTTTCCTCTTCTTGCTCTTTTCTGTCATTTACACACTGACAATTTGGGGGAATGTTGGGATGATCCTCTTAATCAGGGCTGATTCCAGACTCCACACACCCATGTATTTCTTCCTGGCTAACCTGTCCTTTGTGGACGTTTGTTGTACCTCTAACATCACCCCAAAGATGCTGGTGGATTTATTGTCAGAGAAGAAAACCATCTCCTTTGCTGGCTGCTTTCTGCAGCTGTACTTCTTTATCGCCTTGGCCACAACTGAATGCATCCTCTTTGGCTTAATGGCCTATGACCGGTATGTGGCCATATGCAACCCTCTACTGTACCCCTTGGTCATGACCAGGACCGTCTGCCTTAAAATGGCAGCAGGGGCTTTTGCAGCAGGACTGTTGAACTCCATGGTTGACACAAGTTATATCAGCAGCCTGCCATTCTGCAGTTCCAATGTCATCCAGCACTTCTTCTGTGACAGCCCTCCACTCTTTAAGCTCTCCTGTTCTGACACACGCTTGAATGAAAGCATCTTTTCCACTACTGCTGGAGTGAATATAGTTGGGACTCTGCTGGTTATTCTCACTTCTTATTGTTACATTCTCTTCTCCATCTTTCGTATGcattcaggggaggggaggcacaaAGCTTTCTCAACATGTGTCTCTCACCTGACAGCCATAGTTCTGTTCTATTCCACCGCCATCTATACTTATCTGAGACCTAGTTCCAGCTACTCCCTGGGTCAGGACAAAGTGGCTTCCGTGTTCTACACAGTGGTGATCCCCATGTTGAACCCACTGATCTACAGCCTCAGGAATAAGGAAGTGAAGAAGGCTTTGTGGAATGTAATCACCAGGAAAAGGATGCCTCTATTTCTgtga
- the LOC129151255 gene encoding olfactory receptor 5F1-like yields the protein MKRTNHTLVTEFILLGLADSQELQIILFVLFSVIYTLTIWGNVGMILLIRTDSRLHTPMYFFLANLSFVDVCYSSTITPKMLVDLLSEKKTISFAGCFLQLYFFIALATTECILFGLMAYDRYVAICNPLLYPLVMTRTVCLKMAAGALAAGLLNSMVNTSYVSSLPFCSSNVIHHFFCDSPPLFKLSCSDTRLNESIISTFAGVNMVGTLLVTLTSYSYILYSIFRMHSGEGRHKAFSTCVSHLTAIILFYSTAIYTYLRPTSSYSLGQDKVASVFYTVVIPMLNPLIYSLRNKEVKKALWNVITRKRIPSFL from the coding sequence ATGAAAAGAACTAATCATACTTTGGTGACAGAGTTCATCCTGCTGGGATTAGCAGACAGTCAGGAGTTGCAGATTATCCTCTTTGTGCTCTTTTCTGTCATTTACACACTGACAATTTGGGGGAATGTTGGGATGATCCTCTTAATCAGGACTGATTCCAGACTCCACACACCCATGTATTTCTTTCTGGCTAACCTGTCCTTTGTAGACGTTTGTTACTCGTCCACCATCACCCCAAAAATGCTGGTGGATTTATTGTCAGAGAAGAAAACCATCTCCTTTGCTGGCTGCTTTCTGCAGCTGTACTTCTTTATCGCCTTGGCCACAACTGAATGCATCCTCTTTGGCTTAATGGCCTATGACCGGTATGTGGCCATATGCAACCCTCTACTGTACCCCTTGGTCATGACCAGGACCGTCTGCCTTAAAATGGCAGCAGGGGCTTTGGCAGCAGGACTGTTGAACTCCATGGTGAACACAAGTTATGTCAGCAGCCTGCCATTCTGCAGTTCCAATGTCATCCACCACTTCTTCTGTGACAGCCCTCCACTCTTTAAGCTCTCCTGTTCTGACACACGCCTGAATGAAAGCATCATTTCTACTTTTGCTGGAGTGAATATGGTCGGGACTCTGCTGGTCACCCTCACATCGTACTCCTACATTCTCTATTCCATCTTCCGTATGcattcaggggaggggaggcacaaAGCTTTCTCAACATGTGTCTCTCACCTGACAGCCAtaattctattctattccaccGCCATCTATACTTATCTGAGACCTACATCCAGCTACTCCCTGGGTCAGGACAAAGTGGCTTCCGTGTTCTACACAGTGGTGATCCCCATGTTGAACCCTCTGATCTACAGCCTCAGGAATAAGGAAGTGAAGAAGGCTTTGTGGAATGTAATCACCAGGAAAAGGATCCCTTCATTTCTGTGA
- the LOC103304618 gene encoding olfactory receptor 5F1-like, whose amino-acid sequence MMRTNSTLVTEFILLGLADTLELQIFLFLLFFVIYTLTIWGNVGMILLIRADSRLHTPMYFFLANLSFVDVCYSSTITPKMLVDLLSEKKTISFAGCFLQLYFFIALATTECILFGLMAYDRYVAICNPLLYPLVMTRTVCLKMAAGALAAGLLNSMVNTSYVSSLPFCSSNVIQHFFCDSPPLFKLSCSDTRLNESIFSTFAGVNMVGVLLVILTSYSYILYSIFRMHSGEGRHKAFSTCVSHLTAIILFYSTAIYTYLRPSSSYSLGQDKVASVFYTVVIPMLNPLIYSLRNKEVKKALWNVITRKRIPSFL is encoded by the coding sequence ATGATGAGAACTAATTCTACTTTGGTGACAGAGTTCATCCTGCTGGGATTAGCAGACACTCTGGAGCTACAGATTTTCCTCTTCTTGCTCTTTTTTGTCATTTACACACTGACAATTTGGGGGAATGTTGGGATGATCCTCTTAATCAGGGCTGATTCCAGACTCCACACACCCATGTATTTCTTCCTGGCTAACCTGTCCTTTGTGGACGTTTGTTATTCATCCACCATCACCCCAAAGATGCTGGTGGATTTATTGTCAGAGAAGAAAACCATCTCCTTTGCTGGCTGCTTTCTGCAGCTGTACTTCTTTATCGCCTTGGCCACAACTGAATGCATCCTCTTTGGCTTAATGGCCTATGACCGGTATGTGGCCATATGCAACCCTCTACTGTACCCCTTGGTCATGACCAGGACCGTCTGCCTTAAAATGGCAGCAGGGGCTTTGGCAGCAGGACTGTTGAACTCCATGGTGAACACAAGTTATGTCAGCAGCCTGCCATTCTGCAGTTCCAATGTCATCCAGCACTTCTTCTGTGACAGCCCTCCACTCTTTAAGCTCTCCTGTTCTGACACACGCCTGAATGAAAGCATCTTTTCCACTTTTGCTGGAGTGAATATGGTGGGGGTTCTACTGGTCATCCTCACCTCCTACTCCTACATTCTCTATTCCATCTTCCGTATGcattcaggggaggggaggcacaaAGCTTTCTCAACGTGTGTCTCTCACCTGACAGCCATAATTCTGTTCTATTCCACCGCCATCTATACTTATCTGAGACCTAGTTCCAGCTACTCCCTGGGTCAGGACAAAGTGGCTTCCGTGTTCTACACAGTGGTGATCCCCATGTTGAACCCACTGATCTACAGCCTCAGGAATAAGGAAGTGAAGAAGGCTTTGTGGAATGTAATCACCAGGAAAAGGATCCCTTCATTTCTGTGA